The Macaca nemestrina isolate mMacNem1 chromosome 6, mMacNem.hap1, whole genome shotgun sequence genome window below encodes:
- the LOC105480854 gene encoding calcium-activated potassium channel subunit beta-1, translating into MVKKLVMAQKRGETRALCLGVAMVVCAVITYYVLVTTLLPLYQKSVWTQESKCHLIETNIRDQEELKGKKVPQYPCLWVNVSAAGSWAVLYHTEDTRDQNQQCSYIPGSLDNYQMARADVEKVRANFQEQQVFYCFSAPPGNETSVLFRRLYGPQTLLFSLFWPTFLLTGGLLIIAMVKSNQYLSILAAQK; encoded by the exons ATGGTGAAGAAGCTGGTGATGGCCCAGAAACGGGGAGAGACACGAGCCCTTTGCCTGGGTGTagccatggtggtgtgtgccgTCATCACCTACTACGTCCTGGTCACAACTCTGCTGCCCCTCTACCAGAAAAG CGTGTGGACCCAGGAATCCAAGTGCCACCTGATTGAGACCAACATCAGGGACCAGGAGGAGCTGAAGGGCAAGAAGGTGCCCCAGTACCCGTGCCTGTGGGTCAACGTGTCAGCTGCGGGCAGTTGGGCTGTGCTGTACCACACAGAGGACACCCGGGACCAGAACCAGCAG TGCTCCTACATCCCAGGCAGCCTGGACAACTACCAGATGGCCCGGGCCGACGTGGAAAAGGTCAGAGCCAACTTCCAAGAGCAGCAGGTCTTCTACTGCTTCTCCGCACCTCCAGGGAACGAAACCAGCGTGCTGTTCCGGCGCCTCTATGGGCCCCAgaccctcctcttctccctcttctgGCCCACCTTCCTGCTGACCGGTGGCCTCCTCATTATCGCCATGGTGAAGAGCAACCAGTACCTGTCCATCCTGGCGGCCCAGAAGTAG